Proteins found in one Oryza glaberrima chromosome 4, OglaRS2, whole genome shotgun sequence genomic segment:
- the LOC127772342 gene encoding uncharacterized protein LOC127772342 — MWLPPPPPARAERHGTSTVRVTRVKLLKPRDTLILGQAYRLITVDEVTKVLQAKKEEKSRRAAAQHHLESKPAGAAGVGINSGGDDQTRPIRPAHLYIVSCRYSW, encoded by the coding sequence ATgtggctgccgccaccgccgccggcgcgggccGAGCGGCACGGCACGAGCACGGTGCGGGTGACGCGGGTGAAGCTGCTCAAGCCGCGGGACACGCTGATCCTTGGCCAGGCGTACCGCCTCATCACCGTCGACGAGGTCACCAAGGTGCTGCAGgcgaagaaggaggagaagtcgaggagggcggcggcgcagcatcACCTGGAATCCaagcccgccggcgccgctggagTTGGGATCAAttccggcggcgacgaccaaaCGCGGCCTATTAGGCCTGCACATTTGTATATTGTTTCCTGCAGATACAGTTGGTAG
- the LOC127771654 gene encoding cytochrome P450 714D1-like has protein sequence MDGGDGGVGDAAAVPAVVVRGAGDVTGHVAGKAAGPQLLKGTYLFVPVSSIHHDVAAWGPTARLFDPSRFRDGVAAACKHPQASFMPFGLSTRTCLGQNLALVEVKTLVAVVLTRFEFTLSPEFGLRLRIRRAAKSKGKKERKNTENKQSPSSSSYQKHTDAAAGAWSTPERWL, from the exons ATGGACGGTGGGGATGGTGGTGTAGGAGACGCTGCGGCTGTtcccgccgtcgtcgttcgtGGTGCAGGAGACGTTACGGGACATGTAGCTGGGAAAGCTGCTGGCCCCCAACTCCTCAAGGGCACCTACCTGTTCGTCCCGGTGTCCTCCATCCACCACGATGTCGCCGCCTGGGGCCCGACGGCGAGGCTGTTCGACCCATCACGCTTCCgagacggcgtggcggcggcgtgcaagCACCCGCAGGCGTCGTTCATGCCGTTCGGCCTCAGCACCCGCACCTGCCTCGGCCAGAACCTCGCCCTCGTCGAGGTCAAgacgctcgtcgccgtcgtcctcaccCGGTTCGAGTTCACGCTCTCGCCGGAGTTCGGCCTGCGCCTCCgcatccgccgcgccgccaaaagtaaaggaaaaaaagaacgaaAGAACACTGAAAATAAGCAATCTCCTAG CTCGAGCTCCTACCAAAAGCACACagacgcggcggccggggcgtgGTCGACGCCGGAGAGGTGGCTGTAG
- the LOC127769568 gene encoding pentatricopeptide repeat-containing protein At3g29230-like — protein MHPLTLSSTALLRLIKSLSPAVRGAHLSASCIHCLLLKAGLLHVGAHLPTALLSAYAALGSPDHARRLFDEMPEQGLVPRTAMARAHVASGQAAQAIAVFGDMVADGVFPDNVALAVALGACHGAGSWTARRNPGKMIHALIVTSGIEPDVFVSTELIRVYGECGELAVSRKVFDGMLSRSTITWNAMLHQYARHGKVDTAYELFLAMPRRDVVSWNTVMAGYCVAGRCREALGLFRQMVSPSSCTVHPNVPTMSTILGACAGAGCLETGIWVHAYIERNRMNDDGYLDRCLIDMYCKCGSIDNALQVFEKAPRKRDLFSWTTVICGLAMHGRATDALRMFDMMQDIGICPDDVTLVGVLNACAHGGLVDEGLAYFYSMEAKFGITPKIEHYGCMIDLLGRVGRLREAYSMIRTMPMDPNTVIWGAFLSACKVHGNMELGKIAAEEVTRLDPDDPWGRVMLSSMYAKAQDWIGLARERREMNSMQVKKTPGCSSIELKGEVHEFVAGGSQHPQYAEICSVLQDVEAQTNVG, from the coding sequence ATGCACCCACTCaccctctcctccaccgccctcctccgcctcatCAAGTCGCTCTCGCCGGCGgtgcgtggggcccacctgtcggcgtcctgtatccactgcctcctcctcaaggccggcctcctccacgtCGGCGCGCACCTCCCGACGGCGCTCCTCTCCGCGTATGCCGCCCTCGGCAGCCCGGATCACGCGCGCAggctgttcgacgaaatgcccgAGCAAGGCCTTGTCCCGCGAACCGCCATGGCCCGGGCGCACGTCGCGTCTGGGCAGGCGGCCCAAGCGATCGCCGTATTCGGGGACATGGTGGCTGATGGTGTCTTCCCGGACAATGTCGCCCTGGCAGTCGCGCTCGGGGCATGCCATGGCGCTGGCTCTTGGACGGCTAGGAGGAATCCAGGCAAGATGATCCATGCTCTCATCGTGACCAGCGGCATTGAGCCAGATGTGTTCGTCTCCACCGAGCTAATAAGGGTCTATGGTGAGTGTGGCGAGCTGGCGGTTTCTAGGAAGGTGTTTGATGGCATGCTGTCGAGGAGCACCATTACATGGAACGCCATGTTGCATCAGTATGCCAGGCACGGGAAAGTTGACACGGCTTATGAGCTGTTCCTCGCAATGCCGAGGAGAGATGTTGTGTCCTGGAACACAGTGATGGCCGGGTACTGTGTTGCTGGCCGGTGCAGGGAGGCACTTGGCTTGTTCCGTCAGATGGTGTCGCCATCATCGTGTACGGTGCATCCTAATGTGCCTACGATGAGCACTATCCTCGGTGCTTGTGCCGGCGCCGGTTGTTTGGAGACCGGGATTTGGGTCCATGCATATATTGAGAGGAACAGGATGAATGATGATGGCTATCTGGATCGGTGCTTGATAGACATGTACTGCAAATGCGGAAGCATCGATAATGCCCTACAGGTGTTTGAGAAGGCACCTAGGAAGAGGGACCTGTTCTCATGGACAACGGTGATCTGTGGGCTGGCAATGCACGGCCGCGCCACTGATGCTTTGAGGATGTTTGACATGATGCAGGATATTGGTATATGCCCGGATGATGTCACGCTTGTTGGGGTCCTAAATGCTTGTGCACATGGAGGTTTGGTAGACGAAGGTCTTGCCTACTTCTACTCCATGGAGGCAAAATTCGGAATCACGCCCAAGATTGAACACTATGGTTGCATGATCGATCTTCTTGGCCGCGTTGGGCGACTGCGGGAAGCATATAGCATGATAAGAACGATGCCAATGGATCCCAACACAGTAATATGGGGTGCATTCTTGAGCGCGTGCAAAGTTCATGGCAATATGGAACTCGGCAAGATTGCGGCAGAAGAGGTCACCAGGCTGGATCCAGATGACCCTTGGGGGAGAGTGATGCTGTCCAGCATGTACGCTAAAGCACAGGATTGGATTGGTCTtgcccgggagaggagggagatgaacAGCATGCAGGTGAAGAAGACTCCTGGGTGCAGCTCGATCGAGCTCAAAGGCGAGGTGCATGAATTTGTTGCTGGTGGCAGTCAGCATCCTCAGTATGCTGAGATTTGCAGTGTACTGCAAGATGTTGAAGCTCAAACAAATGTAGGTTGA
- the LOC127771211 gene encoding ranBP2-type zinc finger protein At1g67325 has translation MAGGGGAGSSTGGSGGGGGGGGGGREGDWDCGGCGNRNYAFRSLCNRCKQPRLLVDPNTPPDSKWLPRAGDWICTGCSNNNYASRKNCKKCGLPKEEAAMPALSMAGMAMPAYANYIARMQGLAGFKMNMNFGMAGNSALQQQLLASANWPYALAGRYGMQAAGWPFGGNNANQFSAAPKDWRSGDWLCSCGFHNYSSRTQCKQCSAPVPSGIPSTTMKTTVPDSSSTLGTKRLASEELANEWDNKRLNPGNASYPLSTAGTDNLFGGIEQGAGSSNGQTPYSKFDNGNSIALPSGQVSAMPGLIGKGAKWREGDWMCSNCNNHNYASRAFCNRCKTQKEASVHPGVL, from the exons atggccggaggcggcggcgcgggctccTCCAcgggcggctccggcggcggcggcggcggcggcggaggggggcgGGAGGGCGACTGGgactgcggcggctgcggcaacCGCAACTACGCGTTCCGGTCGCTGTGCAACCGGTGCAAGCAGCCCCGCCTCCTGGTCGACCCCAACACCCCTCCCGACTCCAAGTGGCTCCCCCGCGCCGGCGACTGGATCTGCACCG GTTGCAGTAACAATAATTATGCATCCAGAAAGAACTGCAAAAAATGTGGCCTGCCGAAGGAGGAAGCAGCAATGCCAGCATTATCAATGGCAGGAATGGCTATGCCAGCATATGCAAATTATATTGCTAGGATGCAAGGCCTTGCTGGCTTTAAGATGAACATGAACTTTGGGATGGCTGGCAATTCAGCTTTGCAACAGCAGCTACTTGCAAGTGCAAACTGGCCTTATGCGTTGGCTGGTAGATATGGGATGCAAGCTGCTGGCTGGCCATTTGGCGGCAACAACGCAAATCAGTTTTCAGCGGCTCCAAAAGACTGGCGTAGCGGTGACTGGCTTTGTAGCTGTGGATTTCATAACTACTCATCTCGCACAcag TGTAAACAGTGTAGTGCTCCTGTACCATCAGGCATTCCCTCCACAACAATGAAAACCACAGTACCAGATTCTTCTTCCA CATTAGGAACTAAGCGGTTGGCGTCAGAGGAACTTGCCAATGAATGGGATAACAAAAGGCTTAATCCAGGAAATGCAAGCTATCCACTTTCA ACAGCAGGCACGGATAATTTATTTGGTGGTATTGAGCAAGGAGCTGGAAGCAGCAATGGCCAGACACCTTATTCCAAGTTTGACAATGGAAACTCAATAGCGTTACCCTCTGGGCAGGTCTCAGCAATGCCTGGTCTTATTGGAAAAGG AGCAAAATGGCGCGAAGGAGACTGGATGTGCAGCAACTGCAACAATCACAACTATGCATCTCGAGCCTTTTGCAACAG GTGCAAAACTCAGAAAGAGGCATCGGTTCATCCCGGTGTGTTATAG
- the LOC127769488 gene encoding uncharacterized protein LOC127769488 yields MEGDLIRIKMHHGCSFSKEGELCYVGGQVSIFRNCDSERLSYFCLVDMAKDVGFNAGDELFYAIPGYNLENGIDKLHDDHSVRKMLSYTKKSKSAKLYIKHLEQGVSATPRFGQDVADNHGEESREGAGPLFMKPMLHFDKLCEIYASDLAKGGNAKGPGDQQRVEGFVAVDDDDDPVNHVVDKANAQKHGNENPTAPKGRKRVFADVDSLETSFCNVSNSFAKFLEAEKDNGIQLAMMNRFDVQEDTKKTKLFDAIKKLPNFSIEEVVMAVRTIGRDAGNIDLFLAMSPDYQVVFVHQELAEAAKRN; encoded by the exons ATGGAGGGGGATTTAATCAGAATCAAAATGCACCATGGGTGTTCTTTTTCAAAGGAAGGTGAACTTTGCTATGTTGGAGGTCAAGTCTCTATTTTTCGCAACTGTGACAGTGAGAGGTTGTCATACTTTTGTCTAGTAGACATGGCTAAAGATGTAGGTTTCAACGCTGGAGATGAATTATTCTATGCTATTCCTGGTTATAATCTTGAAAATGGGATCGACAAACTTCATGATGATCATTCAGTTCGTAAAATGTTGAGTTATACAAAGAAAAGCAAGTCGGCAAAACTTTATATTAAGCATCTTGAACAAGGTGTAAGTGCTACTCCAAGATTTGGACAAGATGTTGCAGATAATCATGGGGAGGAG TCTCGTGAAGGAGCCGGTCCTCTATTCATGAAGCCGATGCTGCATTTTGATAAGTTGTGTGAAATTTATGCTAGTGATTTGGCTAAAGGAGGGAATGCTAAAGGTCCTGGAGATCAACAGCGGGTAGAAGGTTTTGTAGCtgtagatgatgatgatgatcctgTCAACCATGTTGTTGATAAAGCCAATGCTCAAAAACATGGTAATGAAAATCCAACTGCCCCAAAAGGACGTAAGAGGGTTTTTGCTGATGTTGATTCTCTTGAGACAAGCTTTTGCAATGTGTCCAATTCCTTTGCTAAGTTCCTGGAAGCAGAAAAGGACAATGGCATACAACTAGCGATGATGAATAGATTTGATGTTCAGGAGGATACTAAAAAAACCAAGTTATTTGATGCAATCAAGAAATTGCCAAACTTTTCCATTGAAGAGGTTGTCATGGCTGTTCGCACAATTGGTAGAGATGCTGGAAATATTGATCTTTTCTTAGCGATGTCTCCTGACTACCAGGTGGTATTTGTTCACCAGGAGCTTGCTGAGGCGGCAAAAAGAAATTAG
- the LOC127769917 gene encoding probable carbohydrate esterase At4g34215, protein MKPMARQPLRLLLAAVAAAAMLSFLLLLAPPPDAFLSAFLSPSSPYAHRPKLLFLLAGQSNMAGRGALARPLPPPYLPHPRLLRLAASRRWVPAAPPLHADIDTHKTCGLGPAMPFAHRLLLLLHSDEVLGLVPCAVGGTRIWMWARGQPLYEAAVARARAAVADGGGDIGAVLWFQGESDTIELDDARSYGAKMERLVADLRADLHLPNLLVIQVGLASGEGNYTDIVREAQKNINIPNVLLVDAMGLPLRDDQLHLSTEAQLQLGNMLAEAYLKFNSSRGSML, encoded by the exons ATGAAGCCCATGGCGCGGCAgccgctgcggctgctgctcgccgccgtcgccgccgcggcgatgctctccttcctcctcctgctcgcgccgccgccggacgccttcctctccgccttcctctccccttcctccccctaCGCCCACCGCCCcaagctcctcttcctcctcgccggccagtCCAACatggccggccgcggcgccctCGCCCGCCCGCTCCCGCCTCCCTACCTCCCCCacccgcgcctcctccgcctcgccgcctcccgccgctgggtccccgccgcgccgcccctccacgCCGACATCGACACCCACAAGACCTGCGGCCTCGGCCCCGCCATGCCCTTCgcgcaccgcctcctcctcctcctccacagcGACGAGGTGCTCGGCCTCGTCCCCTGCGCGGTGGGCGGGACCAGGATCTGGATGTGGGCGAGGGGCCAGCCGCTGTAcgaggccgccgtcgccagggcgcgcgccgccgtggccgacggcggcggcgatatcGGCGCCGTGCTGTGGTTCCAGGGGGAGAGCGACACCATCGAGCTCGACGACGCGCGCTCCTACGGCGCCAAGATGGAGCGCCTCGTCGCCGATCTCAGGGCCGATCTCCACTTGCCCAATCTGCTCGTCATCCAG GTTGGTCTTGCATCAGGAGAAGGAAATTACACTGACATTGTCAGGGAAGCTCAGAAAAATATCAATATTCCTAACGTCCTTCTTGTCGATGCTATGGGCTTACCACTGAGAGATGATCAATTACACCTCTCTACAGAAGCTCAACTCCAGCTTGGTAACATGTTGGCCGAAGcctatttaaaatttaactcatctAGAGGTTCCATGCTATAG